The nucleotide sequence AGCGTAGAGCGGGTCGAGCAAGGCAGTACCCTGGTCGACAAGGCGGGGGAAACCATGAGTGAGGTAGTCAGCTCCATCCAGCGGGTGACCGACATCATGGGTGAGATCAGCGCCGCCAGCACGGAGCAAGCCTCAGGCGTGGCGCAAGTGGGCGAGGCCGTGACCCACATGGACCAAGCCACACAGCAAAACGCAGCCTTGGTGGAAGAAATGGCAGCGGCCGCCAGCAGCTTGAAGAGCCAGGCCCAAGACTTGGTGCAGGTGGTGGCCGTGTTCAACATTGGAGCCCATGGCCAAAGCGGCGGCGCTAGAGCGGCGCGTACCCCAGTGCGCACGGCCAGTGCCCCGCCATTTGGCGGCGATGAGCGCAGGGCTTTGGCCAAGCCTGCCGCGCGCGCCGCAGCACCAGCCTTGAAGGCCGCACCGAGTCGGCCTGCCCCGCCACCCGCCAGCAGCGCACGCTTACCCAGCCCAGCGCCCAAAGCCAGCGCAAAAGCCACCCCGGCCGGGGGGGATGACGACTGGGAAACCTTTTAGCCTCTGCCGCGTTGGAATGGCTGGGGCGGATTTGAATCCCCGCTTGGCCTGTGCTTGGCTCAGTGATGGGGCATAGATTGGCCATTTGCGCCCATGGATAGTGTGTGTATAGCTATACATTAGATAGCAACTCTAGCGGTGGGGCCTGTGGCCTTGGCCGTGTCGTAGAAATCCGGCGCTTTTCGTACTTGCCAAAAGCCAGCTTTTGGCACGAAGATACCGCCACCTTTCGCTTTGGGCCTGCGTTCCATGAAACTCAATAACTTTGGTATCCGCGTCCGCATCACCGTGGGCCTTGCAGCCATTTTGTTGCTCGCCGTGCTCAGTGCAGCCAATTCGCTGTACCAAAATATTTCCGTCAAGTACGAAGCCGGCGAGGTGGCGAACTCTTGGATCCCCGCCATTGAGAACTTGGGCCGGATGAATGCCTATCTTTCCGACCACTACACGGCGACCAGTGACCGCCTGGCCATTCAGGGCAACCTGGATGCCATGAGCTTTCAGAAGGTGACCACCGAATCGTCCACCAACTTGGCCAAAGCGACGGAGATCTACGCTGCCACCCTGCTCACCTATTCTGATGAAACAGCTGCACAAGGAGAAGCCGAGAAAGCCTTGTTTGCAGACTACCAAGCCAAGCGCGACGCGTACTTCAAACTGGCCAAAGATGGCTCTCAGGCAGTAGAAGATGCCATGGGCGATGAGAACGTGTTGTTGTTGGTGCGTCAACAGTATTCCGGCACGATGCCCGAGGCCTTCAAGAAGGCCCATGCTGCGATGGACGCCATCCTCCAGTTCAACCTCAAAGGTACCGCCATGGCGGCCACTGCAGTGGCCAACAAGGTGAGTGCGGCTGAAGTCGCCATGCTCATCACCCTGGCCGTAAGCCTGCTGGTAGGGGCCGCGTTGATTTGGGTGATCCCACGCAGCGTGATTGAACCCGTCAATCAGGCGGTGGCGATTGCCCAAAGCATTGCAGATGGTGACCTGACGCAACGCGTGCAGGTGCAGGGCAAGGATGAAATGGGGCAGCTCCTGTCTAGTCTGGAGCGCATGCAAACACAACTCCTTCAAGTGGTGTCTAACGTGCGCAGCGGCTCCGAGTCAGTTGCCACTGCAAGCGCCGAAATCGCCCAAGGCAACCACGACCTGAGTGCGCGCACAGAACAACAAGCCAGTGCACTGGAGCAAACCGCCGCCAGCATGGAAGAACTGGGCTCCACCGTCAAACAAAACGCCGACTCCGCCCGCCAGGCCAATCAACTCGCTATGAACGCGTCCACCGTCGCCGTCCAGGGCGGCAACGTGGTAGGCCAAGTCGTTGAAACCATGAAAGGCATCAACGACGCCAGCCGCAAGATTGCCGACATCATCAGCGTGATTGATGGCATTGCCTTCCAAACCAATATCTTGGCTCTGAATGCAGCGGTAGAAGCCGCGCGGGCGGGTGAGCAAGGCCGAGGCTTTGCCGTGGTGGCCAGCGAAGTGCGCAGCTTGGCAGGGCGCAGTGCAGACGCTGCCAAAGAGATCAAAAGCCTCATCAACGCCAGCGTAGAGCGGGTCGAGCAAGGCTCAGCCTTGGTGGACAAAGCCGGCGACACCATGGCGGAGGTGGTAAGCAGCATCAAACGCGTGACCGACATCATGGGTGAGATCAGCGCTGCCAGCAGCGAGCAAGCCTTGGGCGTGGCCCAGGTGGGCGAGGCGGTGACGCAAATGGACCAGGGCACGCAGCAAAACGCGGCTTTGGTGGAAGAAATGGCAGCAGCGGCCAGCAGTCTTAAGAGTCAAGCTGAAGACCTCGTAGACGTGGTGTCAGTTTTCAAGCTGCCAGCGGGCACCCACGGCAATCGGTCTGAACGCAGTCCTGTGCGGGCCACCCCGGGCCAGTCGGCTGGGAGCACCTTGCGACTTGCACGCAACGCCAATTCACGTGCAGCAGCCAAACCAGCTCTTGCGCCCCAGCCCAGCGCGCCGTTGCCTCGGCCCCTAGCCGCAGCCAAACCCCAGGCCAAAGCTACCCCTGCCGGTGGCGATGACGACTGGGAAACCTTTTAGTTCTGAGCGCAATGGCCGATTAGTGAAAGGTGCAGGTGTGTGCATGGGTGCACGCGCCTGCGGCAGGCAGTGTCCATGTCTGCGGACGAAGGTTTTTCTCAGGGAGTCTTTATGAAATCAGTGAACAAAATGTTCCGATGGATGCTGGCCGCCTTGCTGCTGCCAGCGCTTTTGGTGGCCGCCGCGCTGCTTAAACTGGGTCAAGCCAATGACAGTATTTCGCAAGCCAATCTTGCGCGGTATTCGTCTTACCTGCTGGCTGACGAATTGCGCCAAAGTTCTGACGACCTGACCCGCCTGGCGCGTACCTATGTGGTGTCTGGCGAAGACGAGTGGGAAAAGCAGTACTTTGAAATCCTGGACATTCGCAACGGCAAGAAACCGCGCCCCAACCAGTACGAAAAAATTTACTGGGATTTCCGCGCAGTAGGTACCGACCCTGGCCGTGGCACGGGTGAGACCGTGCCGCTGCAAGACCTGATGCGTAAGGCTGGGTTTACCGAGCAAGAGTTTGGCAAGCTCAAGGAAGCCCAAGGCAATTCAGACGACTTGGTGAAAACCGAAACGGTGGCCATGCAGCTCGTCAAGACCAAAGACGAAGCCGAACTGGCCAAGGCCCGCGCCATGATGCATGACAAAAACTACCACCTGTTCAAGGCCAAGATCATGAAGCCGGTGGACGAGTTTTTGACCTTGGTCGATATGCGTACCCAAGCCGCCGTGAATGAGGCGCAGGCAACGAAGAACCATTGGTACAGCTTGGTCATCTTGGCCGCGGCCTTGAGTGTTGTAATGGCTGGCGGATTTCTGTGGGCCATGACACGTTTTGTCATGGGCAGCTTGGGCGCAGAGCCCGACGCCGTGCGCAGCGCAGCCGAAGGCATACGCGATGGTGACCTGACGCGCGACTTGGTCTTGGCCCCCGGCGATACCCAAAGCGTCATGGCCGCCATGAAAGGCATGCGCGACCAACTCGCCAGCGTAGTGAGCACGGTGCGCAGCAGCTCCGAGAGTGTGGCCACCGCTTCGTCGGAGATTGCCGAAGGCAATAACGACTTGTCTGCCCGCACCGAACAACAAGCCAGCGCCTTGCAGCAAACGGCGTCGAGCATGGACGCCTTGAGTTCAACTGTCAAACAAAATGCCGACAGCGCGCGCCAAGCCAATCAACTGGCCATGAATGCATCCACCGTGGCCGTGCAGGGCGGTGAGGTTGTGAGCCAAGTGGTAGAGACCATGAAAGGCATCAACGAGTCCAGCCGCAAGATCAGCGACATCATCAGCGTGATTGACGGCATCGCCTTCCAAACCAACATCTTGGCTTTGAATGCAGCGGTCGAAGCGGCCCGTGCAGGCGAGCAAGGCCGAGGCTTTGCCGTGGTGGCCAGCGAAGTGCGCAGCTTGGCAGGGCGCAGCGCAGACGCTGCCAAAGAAATCAAAAGTCTCATTAACGCCAGCGTAGAGAGGGTAGAACACGGCACCAGCTTGGTTGACAAAGCGGGCGAAACCATGACCGAAGTGGTGAGCTCCATCAAACGCGTGACCGACATCATGGGCGAGATCAGTGCTGCCAGCAGCGAGCAAGCCAACGGTGTGGCGCAAGTGGGCCAAGCCGTCACGCAAATGGACCACGCCACCCAGCAGAATGCGGCCTTGGTCGAAGAAATGGCCGCTGCCGCCAGCAGCCTCAAGAGCCAAGCCAATGACTTGGTGCAAACCGTGGCCTTGTTCAAAGTCTCGGGGGGAGCTGGCGGTGCATTTGTGCTACCCAAAGCCCAGGTGCGCTCGACGAAACCATCGGCCGCAGCTTTCCATGGCAACGACCGACGCCAAGCTGGCGTGCCCAAGGGCGCCGCCGCACGCGGGCACACCCCTGCGCCAGCCGCATCGGCCAGCAAGCCTGCAACCAGCATGGCTGCCCTGCCCAAGACCAGCAGCAAGTCCACACCTGCGGGTGGGGATGACGACTGGGAAACCTTTTAAGCAGGGCTTTGCCACCGGGCCTTTGCCTCAGCAAGACGCTAATGGGCCTTGGTATTTTCCCTTGGCTTTAGCTTGACCTTTGCTGCTGTAGGGCCAAGAATGGGCAGCCTTCTCCCTACTTCGTTGTAAAGGACATTCGCGTGCAACTCTCTATCAAACGCAAGCTCATGCTTGGCTTCGGTGTCATCTTGCTCATGCTAGGTGTCTTGACAGTGTTGAGTGAGCTGCAGTTGGGCACGATCAAACACTTCAATGGCAGGCTCGATGAGCGAGCCTACCGCTTGTCTTTGGCCTCTGACTGGGCAACCCAAGTCAAGATTGCGGTGGCTACCAAAGCACCGGTACCAGGTGCAGAGATTGAACCGGCCAAGAAACTCGGCAGCTTGGTGC is from Rhodoferax aquaticus and encodes:
- a CDS encoding methyl-accepting chemotaxis protein, which translates into the protein MKLNNFGIRVRITVGLAAILLLAVLSAANSLYQNISVKYEAGEVANSWIPAIENLGRMNAYLSDHYTATSDRLAIQGNLDAMSFQKVTTESSTNLAKATEIYAATLLTYSDETAAQGEAEKALFADYQAKRDAYFKLAKDGSQAVEDAMGDENVLLLVRQQYSGTMPEAFKKAHAAMDAILQFNLKGTAMAATAVANKVSAAEVAMLITLAVSLLVGAALIWVIPRSVIEPVNQAVAIAQSIADGDLTQRVQVQGKDEMGQLLSSLERMQTQLLQVVSNVRSGSESVATASAEIAQGNHDLSARTEQQASALEQTAASMEELGSTVKQNADSARQANQLAMNASTVAVQGGNVVGQVVETMKGINDASRKIADIISVIDGIAFQTNILALNAAVEAARAGEQGRGFAVVASEVRSLAGRSADAAKEIKSLINASVERVEQGSALVDKAGDTMAEVVSSIKRVTDIMGEISAASSEQALGVAQVGEAVTQMDQGTQQNAALVEEMAAAASSLKSQAEDLVDVVSVFKLPAGTHGNRSERSPVRATPGQSAGSTLRLARNANSRAAAKPALAPQPSAPLPRPLAAAKPQAKATPAGGDDDWETF
- a CDS encoding methyl-accepting chemotaxis protein codes for the protein MKSVNKMFRWMLAALLLPALLVAAALLKLGQANDSISQANLARYSSYLLADELRQSSDDLTRLARTYVVSGEDEWEKQYFEILDIRNGKKPRPNQYEKIYWDFRAVGTDPGRGTGETVPLQDLMRKAGFTEQEFGKLKEAQGNSDDLVKTETVAMQLVKTKDEAELAKARAMMHDKNYHLFKAKIMKPVDEFLTLVDMRTQAAVNEAQATKNHWYSLVILAAALSVVMAGGFLWAMTRFVMGSLGAEPDAVRSAAEGIRDGDLTRDLVLAPGDTQSVMAAMKGMRDQLASVVSTVRSSSESVATASSEIAEGNNDLSARTEQQASALQQTASSMDALSSTVKQNADSARQANQLAMNASTVAVQGGEVVSQVVETMKGINESSRKISDIISVIDGIAFQTNILALNAAVEAARAGEQGRGFAVVASEVRSLAGRSADAAKEIKSLINASVERVEHGTSLVDKAGETMTEVVSSIKRVTDIMGEISAASSEQANGVAQVGQAVTQMDHATQQNAALVEEMAAAASSLKSQANDLVQTVALFKVSGGAGGAFVLPKAQVRSTKPSAAAFHGNDRRQAGVPKGAAARGHTPAPAASASKPATSMAALPKTSSKSTPAGGDDDWETF